The proteins below come from a single Notamacropus eugenii isolate mMacEug1 chromosome 7, mMacEug1.pri_v2, whole genome shotgun sequence genomic window:
- the LOC140514308 gene encoding cyclin-G1-like, translated as MIESLVTTEAQKLLHQLNVLLEQECRSQPKVQPKHFGYVEFHCFYLAVKLTEEGRNVSLATDLIPISQYKFKVSDLMGMEKIVLEKVCWNVKATTAFQFLQVYNSLIHENLLFERGKNLSFERLDAQLKACHCSIMFSKAKPSVLSLSIIALEIQAQIFIELTEGVECLQKHSKKNCRDLTFWEELVAKCLTKYSPNKCSKPNVQKLK; from the exons ATGATAGAGTCACTGGTAAcaactgaagcccagaaactGCTGCACCAGCTGAATGTTCTGTTGGAACAGGAGTGCAGATCTCAGCC GAAGGTACAACCCAAACATTTTGGATATGTGGAGTTCCATTGCTTCTATCTGGCTGTGAAATtgacagaggaagggagaaatgtctCATTAGCCACTGATTTGATACCAATAAGCCAATACAAATTCAAAGTTTCTGATCTGATGGGAATGGAGAAGATTGTGTTAGAGAAGGTGTGTTGGAATGTCAAAGCTACTACTGCCTTTCAGTTTCTACAGGTCTATAATTCACTTATTCATGAAAACTTATTATTTGAAAGGGGAAAGAACCTGAGTTTTGAAAGACTGGATGCTCAGCTTAAGGCATGCCACTGTAGTATTATGTTTTCTAAAGCAAAGCCTTCTGTATTGTCATTGTCTATAATTGCACTGGAGATTCAAGCACAGATATTTATAGAATTGACAGAAGGAGTAGAATGTCTTCAGAAACATTCCAAGAAAAATTGCAGAGATCTGACCTTCTGGGAGGAACTTGTAGCAAAGTGCCTAACTAAATACTCACCAAACAAGTGTTCTAAACCAAATGTTCAGAAGTTGAAGTGA